The following proteins come from a genomic window of Rutidosis leptorrhynchoides isolate AG116_Rl617_1_P2 chromosome 10, CSIRO_AGI_Rlap_v1, whole genome shotgun sequence:
- the LOC139871273 gene encoding early nodulin-like protein 7, which produces MAFNFSKSLPIFCFILFAVISSVSAKEFLVGDAVGWRIPVTNKTQLYNVWASRRRFHIGDSLRFRYKNDSVAVVQKWAFYHCDPKDPIDFFNDGDTVINLNKVGPMYFISANADRCKEGVKMMLNVTNHGPVVALPPTIASPPEIPYSGMAPVMPQYVSPESSPGPSPSDAVTLYSVSFMVIGSIVGLGLFVLKA; this is translated from the exons ATGGCTTTCAATTTCTCTAAATCTTTGCCTATTTTCTGCTTCATATTGTTTGCCGTCATTAGCTCTGTCTCGGCTAAAGAATTCCTAGTTGGCGATGCTGTCGGTTGGCGAATCCCCGTAACCAACAAGACCCAACTCTACAATGTTTGGGCTTCTAGACGCCGTTTCCATATTGGCGACTCTCTCC GTTTTCGTTACAAGAACGATTCTGTGGCAGTGGTTCAAAAATGGGCGTTTTACCATTGTGATCCGAAGGACCCGATTGATTTCTTTAATGACGGGGACACTGTGATTAATCTTAACAAAGTTGGTCCGATGTATTTCATTAGTGCTAATGCAGATCGGTGTAAAGAAGGTGTGAAAATGATGCTTAATGTGACTAATCATGGTCCTGTTGTTGCCTTGCCGCCAACGATTGCTAGTCCACCGGAGATACCTTATTCGGGCATGGCTCCTGTGATGCCCCAGTATGTGTCACCAGAATCGAGCCCAGGACCTTCTCCATCGGATGCGGTTACTTTGTATTCGGTTTCTTTTATGGTGATTGGTTCCATTGTCGGTTTAGGATTGTTTGTGTTGAAGGCGTAG